In Tubulanus polymorphus chromosome 2, tnTubPoly1.2, whole genome shotgun sequence, a single window of DNA contains:
- the LOC141898782 gene encoding uncharacterized protein LOC141898782, with protein sequence MRITSQLLRAKSGTAPLHSVSFVDLKNLSIAVIEKLELCPKLESLILRGNDIESVINLEQSHHLWTLDLTNNKVKSLDGLSRFVAFGTLVLSHNALDWPELAKLRHMHILHLSLVGNPQLENDPHYRMHVIDCLPHLWMLDGGIITSKERLQVEQFFEDTEFSEHPVRHKFPKDIFIPSSLQNIHVKGIYGKNATELLRRFPTNGPQNIEMDVRHLKYISSHIQGFLEQEESNRKRKNRLGILGRNYGFIDELLGGREDDKERGNVFLILLVASLEFFIPVHLMKKTLEVCRLTKIGDVETMDIFLLPKDIRCTLICILLSGAKIDQDKGEEGGLYNRLYLSLYYLMQEIVKLQISSHQSSKKIKKTTKSQATQDCRSLLASEVVQLFCIVPEFFEYLDKDLGIMNMIASAAGDVSVMVRLHQIFDHLSSHKEDAKSLREEMSQLLHNVVQAHASKVLNKSIVSIVRDQHTEIDALPKRSKSSRLNSAEFLAIGRHTPQRERPTIRPVKPKIKHKIPDIGDSVLLGPQNIGRIITIPETYLAQVQMDVIPVANGAMVSNVKDSDEHYVYIDLRKVEWDHKLFYWRPKGTIGDRLSIQPVDQEKPDELMEVDVDSRSENSPRVPSVSFSRPTTVKQRPHTSRPTYSETPRPMSAVLAEKLQLEIEPKSLENLQQGADILEKNLYDCIQCAVETVTANLPSKKQTVPAQVFLGELPASVWRTSHGQIIETTTSQPGTPRVGSASTYERIDQIQQAPVQKSGLTEKTSEKRIRSSQPTPRREKTPEILNRQRETSKSAVMIPAADEITIHQSACSQCSKEKLLQSPAISLNFDRETTDEYRAKTPTPVIAKFSSELKSTRPMSAIDAYSYFRRQQKLKTESEDGVFHSEYQHRRTEAWRESAKDIRKSPSKIVVKDESMTNISGSAEPPSTDHTAKFRISIKQGDDWLARGRDVYIEEVIKRTQPAPIPGWKDGLKHRAKSAQRPCSSRPTTPNYLTTSMINSSVAVIPMTPVATPLYISEPQISSHNIRRSRQKSPARVLPRHSMGVVCLDCHNSQSIYDIDDYCYYGHTVTPEPTEELSPERTETVAALPAVNDQLSSEIERTENKSAKQAKKDHSSSASNKIEPGQVMYFSSKQPYFTTMKVVIESKQTKL encoded by the exons ATGCGGATTACATCACAG TTGTTGAGAGCCAAATCAGGCACAGCACCGCTTCACTCAGTCAGTTttgttgatttgaaaaatctttcaattG CTGTCATTGAGAAATTAGAACTATGTCCAAAGTTAGAAAGCTTAATTCTAAGaggaaatgatattgaatcagtGATAAATTTGGAGCAAAGTCATCATCTTTGGACTCTGGATCTAACTAACAACAAG GTAAAAAGTTTAGACGGACTATCCAGATTCGTCGCTTTCGGGACACTGGTTCTATCTCACAATGCTTTAGACTGGCCAGAACTTGCCAAATTAAGACACATGCACATATTACATTTGAGTCTTGTTGGAAATCCACAACTTGAAAATGATCCACATT ATCGAATGCATGTTATTGATTGTTTACCACATTTATGGATGTTAGATGGTGGTATCATTACAT CCAAAGAAAGGTTACAAGTTGAACAGTTTTTTGAAGATACTGAATTTTCTGAACATCCAGTT AGACACAAATTCCCAAAGGATATATTTATTCCttcttcattacaaaatatccaTGTGAAAGGTATCTATGGTAAAAATGCAACTGAACTTCTCAGAAGATTTCCAACAAACGGACCTCAAAACATAG AAATGGATGTTCGTCATTTAAAGTACATATCCAGTCATATTCAGGGATTTCTCGAACAAGAAGAATCCAACAGAAAAAG GAAGAATCGACTAGGAATTTTAGGGAGAAATTATGGGTTTATAGATGAATTACTAGGTGGACGTGAAGATGACAAGGAAAGAGGCAACGTTTTTCTCATTTTACTTGTTGCATCACTAGAATTTTTTATCCCAGTTCATTTGATGAAGAAAACCCTTGAAGTTTGTCGTTTGACTAAAATAGG TGATGTTGAGACTATGGATATATTCCTGTTACCAAAGGATATACGATGTACTCTGATCTGTATTTTACTGAGTGGTGCTAAAATTGACCAGGATAAGGGAGAG gagGGTGGCTTGTATAACCGGTTGTATTTAAGTTTATACTATCTTATGCAAGAAATCGTTAAACTTCAAATATCTTCACATCAGTCGtccaaaaaaattaagaaaactACGAAATCTCAGGC AACTCAAGATTGTCGCAGTTTGTTAGCGTCTGAGGTTGTACAGTTGTTCTGCATTGTACCGGAGTTCTTCGAATACTTGGATAAAGATTTAGGTATAATGAATATGATCGCTTCAGCTGCAGGAGATGTGTCTGTAATGGTCAGGTTACATCAAATATTTGATCATCTCAGTTCACACAAG gaaGACGCAAAATCCCTTCGAGAAGAGATGTCTCAGTTATTGCATAACGTAGTTCAAGCTCACGCCTCTAAAGTTCTCAATAAATCTATAGTTAGTATAGTACGCGATCAGCACACGGAAATCGATGCTCTGCCGAAACGTAGTAAATCTTCACGTTTAAATTCTGCTGAGTTTTTAGCGATTGGTCGCCATACTCCGCAACGCGAGAGACCAACAATACGACCGGTCAAACCAAAAATCAAACATAAAATACCCG ATATAGGAGATAGCGTGCTACTTGGACCTCAG AATATTGGACGAATCATAACAATTCCAGAAACATATTTAGCTCAAGTTCAGATGGATGTTATTCCAG TGGCTAATGGTGCGATGGTGAGCAATGTGAAAGACAGCGATGAACATTACGTCTACATAGATCTTAGGAAAGTAGAATGGGATCATAAATTGTTTTACTGGAGACCAAAAGGGACCATCGGTGATAG ACTCAGTATTCAACCGGTGGATCAGGAAAAACCCGATGAATTAATGGAAGTCGATGTAGATTCAAGGAGTGAAAATTCTCCTCGTGTTCCATCTGTCTCTTTCTCTCGACCTACGACTGTTAAACAACGTCCTCATACATCTAGACCTACA TATTCTGAAACGCCACGTCCGATGTCGGCCGTGCTCGCTGAAAAATTGCAACTCGAAATCGAACCCAAATCGCTCGAGAATCTCCAACAAGGTGCCGACATTCTCGAGAAAAATCTGTACGATTGCATACAATGTgccgtagaaacagttaccgCTAATCTACCGTCAAAAAAACAGACAGTTCCGGCTCAAGTGTTCTTAGGTGAATTACCAGCCAGTGTATGGAGGACATCGCACGGACAAATTATAGAGACTACCACTAGTCAGCCGGG TACTCCACGTGTTGGAAGCGCTTCCACTTATGAAAGAATAGACCAAATACAACAAGCACCCGTTCAGAAATCGGGACTTACAGAAAAAACTTCCGAAAAACGAATTCGATCCAGTCAACCGACTCCGCGGAGAGAGAAAACCCCAGAGATTCTAAATCGTCAAAGAGAAACATCTAAAAGTGCAGTCATG ATTCCTGCAGCGGATGAAATAACGATTCATCAATCTGCCTGTTCACAATGCAGCAAAGAAAAACTACTGCAGTCTCCGGCAATAAGCCTGAATTTCGACCGGGAGACAACGGATGAATACCGAGCCAAAACTCCAACTCCAGTCATCGCGAAATTCTCATCGGAGCTGAAGAGTACTCGCCCGATGAGCGCGATCGACGCTTACAGTTACTTCCGTCGTCAACAGAAATTAAAAACAGAATCGGAAGATGGAGTTTTTCATTCGGAATATCAACATAGAAGAACTGAAGCTTGGCGAGAATCGGCTAAAGATATAAGAAAATCTCCGTCTAAAATCG TTGTAAAGGATGAAAGTATGACGAATATCTCGGGATCCGCCGAACCTCCGAGCACCGATCATACGGCAAAGTTCCGAATCTCAATAAAACAGGGAGATGATTGGTTAGCGAGAGGACGAGATGTTTACATCGAAGAGGTGATAAAACGTACTCAACCGGCTCCTATACCCGGCTGGAAGGATGGGTTAAAACATCGCGCTAAATCAGCTCAAAGACCTTGTTCATC ACGACCAACAACTCCAAATTATCTCACCACATCTATGATCAATAGTTCAGTTGCAG TGATACCGATGACACCAGTGGCTACACCGCTTTATATAAGCGAACCACAAATATCTTCTCATAATATCAGAAG ATCAAGACAAAAATCCCCGGCAAGAGTTTTACCCAGACATAGTATGGGTGTGGTATGTTTAGACTGTCACAATTCACAGAGTATTTATGATATAGACGACTATTGTTATTACGGTCACACAGTTACCCCTGAACCGACTGAGGAATTATCACCCGAACGAACTGAAACAGTCGCCGCGTTACCGGCTGTGAATGATCAATTATCATCAGAAATCGAGAGAACTGAAAACAAGTCTGCGAAACAAGCGAAGAAAGATCACTCGAGTTCGGCCAGTAATAAAATAGAACCAGGACAAGTGAtgtatttctctagtaaacaACCTTATTTCACTACAATGAAAGTAGTAATAGAGTCAAAACAGACCAAACTCTAA
- the LOC141899164 gene encoding LHFPL tetraspan subfamily member 7 protein-like: MSSSPIGILWTILSIMVAGICSFAFMQPYWILEPDKLNCFGVLNYCVKDPRSQDKVRQFCGFYGGVFNYFSIPSTSWKATCALFGGGIALMGLSCLFCFFMNVAPKAHVRRLSLISGNIQVLAVASLITGLVVYPLGMKSPLIRHYCYGADSFDPGTCQVGWGYMLGIMGTGLSIFCPIMAHYVDVKVHDENPVIVTPVTFV, from the exons atgtcatcaaGTCCGATCGGTATTTTGTGGACGATTTTGTCAATTATGGTTGCGGGCATCTGTTCGTTTGCGTTTATGCAGCCGTATTGGATACTGGAACCTGATAAATTAAACTGTTTCGGGGTACTGAACTATTGCGTTAAAGATCCTCGTTCACAGGACAAAGTGAGACAATTTTGTGGTTTTTACGGAGGTGTTTTTAACTATTTTTCTATACCGAGCACGTCTTGGAAAGCTACATGCGCATTGTTTGGAGGGGGTATCGCGCTCATGGGTTTAAGTTGTTTATTCTGTTTCTTCATGAATGTTGCTCCGAAAGCGCACGTCCGAAGACTGTCACTTATCAGTGGAAACATACAAGTTTTAGCAG TAGCGTCACTGATTACTGGATTGGTAGTATACCCACTAGGTATGAAATCGCCGTTGATACGTCACTATTGCTACGGAGCTGACTCGTTTGATCCCGGAACCTGCCAGGTCGGATGGGGCTATATGCTCGGTATAATGGGCACTGGACTATCGATATTTTGTCCAATCATGGCCCATTATGTCGATGTGAAAGTCCACGATGAAAACCCAGTGATTGTGACTCCTGTTACTTTTGTTTAA
- the LOC141900306 gene encoding uncharacterized protein LOC141900306 yields MLRNRNENITFNNCEEFSEQYLQQIDELYRRFKNDPESLHAFLQQQHSSGKVSKKRKKTWIKLFSRKFSSMNLDKKGSAAVAMSSQKVKQTKDVQKRPKNRCLVADAVSDGLVKSKIVVEAKKTKTLKVNDDKNDIDTLETALKRNSEYKEMLYKLLDDTDKQCYKLSEILSSGQMQNLQSFLFSTEEHQDCEYHLKKEHLIMVMGQVNSGKTSLINEILGKGYLPTSELPCTARIVRIKYNKEPYVRLLDNGKLLEEQKLNKKVLHKFIDLEDVERNDLSEVSHVVEVGLDCELLRRGLQIMDSPGLSENDVLNERIEMLSKEDLQLMIYVIDGNRSLNEKDRVFLFNVKAKSPKMRILYVCNKSEENEYASSMDCATDDEEENQVKTKNFIDKGTWTFGNLQKFGLIDKDLTREQCSDYFAVSCHNVRRARRKNQKTKDTDNFNKFVNCVAKNYIKTGNRLLEHAVCRLNLIQKRAFDFCISDRFLNLSRPQRLKENIQSVKTLGLNLMRESVDGMNMRARDLALSMKQMIESKGGDLTEKIIHMTFSPVFIKKEVEKNFLLENCRQQVQDFILVQLNSDVEQLLFDEWKRFVDSILCCIEHLVETFHPYEEYVQDHLKFSFNSLLQFEFEAINLGEVMNFAYLEFAVKTSRNLENVRAALVGWQLTDKWKLQTAKNILNAIDVDKLIQRSHEKMKKSLKACDKEFQNCLNALEQLSNTRCLALPKMQDDLLKLMPIFGLTICKTDALSRIIKQDHLEEMGDFIAQGSRSTIYSCRNNENVIIKKTKNPQDFANVYNFMRFVNHEDLLKPIETSFDSEFGLVLLLPRLRYTPDSLEAYSLFDLLKAGIREFTLNDKVEIFYQLVSIVYAMSEKKFRLTDLRPNNIFIIKHEEGKFKVKVNILKVISLEIPYPDGTLPFHFAPERYDSSMSRAINPYHEVYSLGVLLWMMLKGTFYQPPCLRDANLAQIRSKVTQLAVRDDIVASLDDISGTSRDITQLKTIVVSSVNEPETRIRLDDLYSTVEEYRAHLN; encoded by the exons ATGCTTAGAAATAGAAACGAGAATATCACTTTCAATAATTGTGAAGAGTTTTCCGAGCAGTACCTGCAACAGATAGATGAATTGTACAGGCGATTTAAAAATGATCCGGAGTCACTGCATGCATTCCTGCAGCAGCAACATAGTTCGGGAAAGGTTTCTAAAAAGCGCAAAAAAACATGGATCAAGTTATTTTCACGTAAATTTAGTTCGATGAATCTTGACAAAAAGGGTTCTGCAGCTGTTGCAATGTCGTCACAAAAAGTGAAGCAAACCAAAGATGTTCAGAAACGGCCGAAAAATAGGTGTTTAGTTGCTGACGCGGTATCCGACGGACTAGTGAAAAGTAAGATTGTTGTTGAAgcaaagaaaacaaaaacgtTGAAGGTGAATGATGAcaagaatgatattgatacCTTAGAGACTGCCTTGAAGAGGAATAGTGAATATAAAGAAATGCTGTATAAGTTGTTAGATGACACGGATAAGCAATGTTACAAATTAAGTGAAATTCTCTCTTCGGGACAAATGCAAAATCTACAGTCATTCCTCTTTTCTACCGAAGAGCATCAAGATTGTGAATATCATCTAAAAAAAGAGCACCTGATTATGGTTATGGGACAAGTGAATTCGGGAAAAACAAGTTTGATAAATGAGATTCTCGGAAAAGGATATTTGCCGACATCTGAATTGCCGTGTACAGCACGAATAGTACGTATAAAGTACAATAAAGAGCCGTATGTACGTTTATTAGATAACGGAAAGTTGTTGGAAGAACAAAAACTTAATAAAAAGGTTCTACATAAGTTCATCGATTTGGAAGATGTGGAACGTAATGATTTGAGTGAAGTTAGTCATGTCGTCGAAGTTGGTTTAGATTGTGAACTACTGAGACGTGGATTACAAATAATGGATTCTCCCGGATTGAGTGAAAATGACGTATTAAATGAAAGAATTGAGATGTTGAGCAAAGAAGATTTACAACTAATGATTTATGTTATAGATGGAAACAGATCGCTCAATGAAAAA GATCGAGTCTTTTTATTTAATGTAAAAGCCAAATCTCCGAAAATGAGAATCTTGTACGTTTGTAACAAATCCGAAGAGAATGAATACGCGTCGTCGATGGATTGCGCTACGGATGACGAAGAAGAAAATCAAGTCAAGACCAAAAACTTTATCGATAAAGGAACATGGACGTTCGGAAATCTGCAAAAGTTCGGACTCATCGATAAAGATCTTACGCGAGAGCAGTGCTCGGATTATTTTGCAGTTTCGTGTCACAATGTTAGGAGGGCTCGTCgaaaaaatcagaaaactaAAGATACCGATAACTTCAACAAGTTCGTCAATTGCGTTGCTAAAAACTACATAAAAACAGGAAATCGACTACTAGAACACGCTGTCTGTAGATTAAATCTCATTCAAAAACGTGCATTCGATTTCTGTATCTCAGACAGATTTCTTAATTTGTCTCGGCCTCAAAGGCTGAAGGAAAATATCCAATCAGTTAAAACGCTCGGACTTAATCTGATGAGAGAATCAGTCGACGGTATGAACATGCGAGCTCGTGATCTAGCTCTGTCTATGAAACAAATGATCGAAAGCAAAGGAGGCGACCTTACCGAGAAAATCATTCACATGACATTCAGTCCAGTTTTCATCAAGAAAGAAGTTGAAAAGAATTTCTTGCTCGAAAATTGCCGGCAACAAGTCCAAGATTTTATACTGGTTCAATTGAATTCAGACGTCGAGCAACTGTTATTTGATGAGTGGAAGAGATTTGTGGATTCAATTCTTTGTTGCATCGAGCACTTAGTTGAAACATTTCATCCGTACGAAGAATACGTACAAGATCATCTGAAGTTTTCATTTAACTCTTTACTGCAGTTTGAATTCGAAGCGATCAACTTGGGTGAAGTTATGAATTTCGCGTACCTAGAATTCGCCGTAAAAACTTCTCGAAATTTGGAAAACGTGCGCGCGGCGTTGGTCGGCTGGCAGCTGACTGACAAATGGAAATTACAAACCGCGAAGAATATTTTGAACGCGATCGACGTGGATAAACTCATTCAGAGATCGCAcgagaaaatgaagaagagTTTGAAGGCTTGCGATAAAGAATTTCAGAACTGTTTGAACGCGCTTGAACAACTATCCAACACACGGTGTTTAGCTTTACCGAAAATGCAAGATGATTTATTGAAACTGATGCCTATTTTCGGATTGACTATCTGTAAAACCGATGCTCTATCGCGTATTATAAAACAAGATCATCTCGAAGAAATGGGTGATTTCATCGCACAAGGTTCACGCAGTACAATTTATTCGTGTCGCAACAACGAAAATGTCATCATCAAGAAAACGAAAAATCCACAGGATTTTGCCAATGTGTACAACTTCATGAG aTTCGTAAATCACGAAGATCTGTTGAAGCCGATCGAGACATCATTCGATTCCGAATTCGGATTGGTGCTGCTGTTACCTAGGTTACGATATACACCCGACTCGTTGGAAGCGTACAGTTTGTTCGATCTTCTGAAGGCTGGAATTCGTGAGTTTACGCTCAACgataaagttgaaatattctATCAGCTCGTCTCCATCGTTTACGCTATGTCGGAGAAGAAATTCCGTCTCACAGATCTCCGTCctaataatattttcattattaaacaTGAG GAAGGAAAATTCAAAGTGAAAGTGAATATACTGAAAGTTATTTCTCTGGAAATTCCATATCCAGATGGCACGTTACCGTTTCACTTCGCTCCAGAGCGGTATGATTCTAGTATGTCCAGGGCTATCAATCCGTATCACGAGGTTTACAGTCTCGGCGTGCTGCTATGGATGATGCTAAAGGGTACATTCTATCAGCCGCCGTGTTTACGTGACGCTAACCTCGCTCAAATCAGATCGAAAGTCACGCAGTTAGCCGTAAGAGATGATATTGTTGCTAGTTTGGACGATATTTCGGGCACAAGTCGCGACATCACACAATTAAAGACTATCGTAGTTAGCTCCGTGAACGAACCTGAAACACGAATTAGACTCGATGATTTATACTCAACGGTTGAGGAATACAGAGCACATTTAAACTAG
- the LOC141899163 gene encoding galanin receptor 2b-like, translating into MSTTNSSGFDYYNYMDLCFFDYFPMDFLLRLRWFYRHSRLYFWLPLGVISNMLAVAGSFERARRSSAHLFMFVLAWADITVLMNRTIFHDILQVRLRYQFSQIGCKIEGFVDRLAFPLSSWLLVLMTVDRTVAITRPLSAHRLCTAKRAFIQIITLVSALLIFNLSSTVWLYKATKHIFWINCIPKSESKVLVDAYEAIVRSLESYLPFLLITVLNGIMATSVRRAMKIQAEMTGAKKTNQAGNRVTVMVVIVSVSFLLLMGPFSLSYILFTVGFDSSNDAINYYLSHCDGPGPIFTVLKHIAESMVDLNYVINGYIYVATSSQFRSDIARVFCSGGIVKLKESIGGSSKSNDGNL; encoded by the coding sequence ATGTCTACGACTAATTCCAGTGGTTTTGATTATTACAATTACATGGATTTGTGTTTCTTCGACTACTTTCCAATGGACTTCTTATTGCGATTGAGATGGTTTTATCGACACTCGAGACTCTATTTCTGGCTACCACTCGGTGTCATCAGTAACATGTTAGCAGTAGCTGGAAGTTTCGAAAGGGCCAGGCGAAGTTCCGCTCATTTGTTCATGTTCGTTCTGGCTTGGGCCGATATTACAGTACTAATGAACAGAACCATATTTCACGATATCCTACAAGTAAGATTGCGGTACCAGTTCAGTCAGATCGGTTGTAAAATAGAAGGATTTGTAGATAGGTTAGCATTTCCTCTATCGTCGTGGCTTTTGGTTCTGATGACGGTAGATCGTACAGTAGCTATTACTCGACCGCTCAGCGCTCATCGACTGTGTACGGCCAAACGCGCTTTCATACAAATTATTACTTTGGTTTCAGCGTTGCTTATATTTAACTTATCTTCAACTGTTTGGCTTTATAAAGCGACGAagcatatattttggataaacTGCATACCAAAATCAGAATCGAAAGTACTAGTCGACGCCTACGAGGCAATTGTTAGAAGTCTCGAATCATATTTACCATTTTTGTTGATAACGGTTTTGAATGGTATTATGGCCACTTCGGTTCGTAGGGCCATGAAAATTCAAGCCGAAATGACCGGCGCCAAAAAAACCAATCAAGCCGGCAATAGAGTGACGGTTATGGTCGTTATAGTTTCCGTTTCTTTTCTGTTATTAATGGGTCCTTTTAGTTTATCATACATTCTATTTACTGTTGGCTTTGACAGTTCAAATGACGCGATTAATTACTATCTGAGCCATTGCGACGGACCGGGTCCCATATTCACCGTGTTGAAACATATCGCCGAATCGATGGTTGATTTGAATTATGTAATAAACGGATACATCTACGTGGCCACTAGTTCCCAGTTTCGCTCGGATATTGCTCGAGTTTTTTGTTCAGGAGGAATCGTCAAACTCAAAGAGTCAATTGGTGGATCATCTAAGAGTAATGATGGAAACCTGTAG